TCAATAACATCTTCTAAATAAGGTTTTAATCTAGCAATAGATAATGCATCATGCCTATTAGGATTATATTCTTTACCAAACCCTTCAGTCCAATATTTTAATACATTCTTAACTATCTGTTGTTGAGCAGGGAGATTAGATACAATATAATAATTCTTAATATTATATGTTCTAGCTGATCTAGAAATATCATGAATATCTAAGTTGGTTATAGCTGTAGATATTATTTGACCTTCCCTACCTAAAATTGGATAATGAATTAAAGCAATATAAACATTATTTCTCATTAAGTATCAGCTCCCTGATAATATTAACAATAACCTTTTTTTCAAAATCATTTAATTCATGTTTTATAAATAAATCTGGACGCTTTATTATAGTTCTGATAATACTTTCTCTTTTTCTATATTCTTCTATTTTTTCATGATTTCCACTTAAAAGAACTTCAGGGACCCTTAAACCTCTATATTCCCTTGGTTTTGTATAATGTGGATGATCTAATAATGAATTATAGAAAGAATCGTTTTTTACACTTTCAACATCTCCAACAACTCCAGGAACAAATCTACAAATAGCATCAATCATTATCATTGAAGGTAGTTCCCCACCAGTAACTACAAAATCTCCAATAGAAAATTCTTCATCAACTAAAGTCATAACTCTTTCATCTATACCCTCATATCTTCCACAAAAAAATACCAAATTTTTTTGTTTTGATAATCTTTCTGCCTCATTAGAATCAAAGGTTTTTCCTTGAGGAGATGTTAAGATAACATATGGTTTTTTGTTTCTTGTTTTAATATAATTATCATAAAATTCGAAAAAAGGCTCTGGTTTCATTACCATGCCAGGTCCGCCGCCATATGCATATAAATCAGTAATTTTATGTTTGTCTTTAGTATAATCTCTCAAATTATGAGCATGAAATGATATAATGTCATTTTTTATAGCTCTAGATAAAACTCCATATTTCGTTATAGCTTCAAACATTTCTGGAAAGATTGTAACAACGTCAATCTCTATCTTCTGTGTCATCTTCATACCATTCCAATCTTTTTACAACAATATTATCGTCTTCTTTAACAAATTTAATAATATTATCTTTTATTAATGGATATAATATTTCCTCTTTATTAAATCTATCAATTTGCTTTTCTATTATCAAAACTTCGTTTGCACCTGTTTCTAATATATCAACTATTTTTCCAACAAAATTTCCATCTTCATAATATACTTCTTTATCTAATAATTCAAAATAATAAAATTCATATTTATTTTTTAATGTTGGTAAATTCTCTTTTGATATATAAACAATAAAATCTTTGTAACGTTGGGCAGATGAAATATTCTCAACCCCAGATATGCTAATAATATAGTTTTTATCAGCTTTTCTGATAGTTTCAAATTTTGCATATAAAAATCTTTTAGTTTTTGGATTATATAATAATACATCTTTTAGATTATTAAAAATTTCCCTTTCGTTGCTATATGGGAATAATTTTAATTCCCCATTTAATCCATGAGTATTAGAAATTTTCCCAATAGCCACTCTATCTTTTAAGAGGTCATCTAACCTCTTCATCTTATCACCTAATTACCTTTAAAAGAAATTTAGTATTTTCATCTTTTTTAGCTGCAGTTAATAATGTATTTATTGATTTGATAGTTCTTCCGTCTTTTCCTATAATTTGTCCAACGTCTTGAGGATCTACATGAATTTCAAAAATAACTTCATCTCCATTTTCTTCCTCTAATATTTTAACCTTTTCAGGATTTTTTACAATTCCTTTTATAATATTTTCCAATAGTTCTTTCATTTTATGCCTCCTGGCATTAGTCTTTCTTTTCAAATTTTATTTCGTGAACTTTTTTCATAACACCAGCTTTTGATAAAATACTTCTAGCAGTATCTGTTGGTTGAGCTCCTTTTAAAATCCATTCTACAGCTTTTTCAACATTAACATTAAATGTATCATTTTCTTTTAGTGGATCATAGAAACCTAATGATTCTATATATTTTCCACTTCTTTTTTCTCTTGAATCAACAACTACAATCCTATAAAAAGGTCTGTGTCTTCTTCCCATTCTGTTTAATCTTATTTTTACCATGCTGATAATACACCTCCTGAGAATTTTAGTTTATTTGAAATTTTTAATTATTATCAAAATCCAAACGGCATTTTTCCAAACAAAGATTTTTTATTTTTCATTTTTTTAACTTGTTTCATCATTTTTTTCATTTGTTCGTATGACTTAATCAATTTATTAATATCTTGAAGAGTTGTTCCACTACCTTTTGCAATTCTTTGC
The nucleotide sequence above comes from Marinitoga sp. 38H-ov. Encoded proteins:
- the rimM gene encoding ribosome maturation factor RimM (Essential for efficient processing of 16S rRNA), producing the protein MAIGKISNTHGLNGELKLFPYSNEREIFNNLKDVLLYNPKTKRFLYAKFETIRKADKNYIISISGVENISSAQRYKDFIVYISKENLPTLKNKYEFYYFELLDKEVYYEDGNFVGKIVDILETGANEVLIIEKQIDRFNKEEILYPLIKDNIIKFVKEDDNIVVKRLEWYEDDTEDRD
- a CDS encoding RNA methyltransferase, whose translation is MRNNVYIALIHYPILGREGQIISTAITNLDIHDISRSARTYNIKNYYIVSNLPAQQQIVKNVLKYWTEGFGKEYNPNRHDALSIARLKPYLEDVIEEIEKIEGKKPKLIFTSAKRRETTLTFKEMSNIILNNDEPHLILFGTGWGMPEEIRLICDYDLEPIRGNAEFNHLSVRAAVAIALDRLFGEN
- a CDS encoding KH domain-containing protein — translated: MKELLENIIKGIVKNPEKVKILEEENGDEVIFEIHVDPQDVGQIIGKDGRTIKSINTLLTAAKKDENTKFLLKVIR
- the trmD gene encoding tRNA (guanosine(37)-N1)-methyltransferase TrmD, coding for MKMTQKIEIDVVTIFPEMFEAITKYGVLSRAIKNDIISFHAHNLRDYTKDKHKITDLYAYGGGPGMVMKPEPFFEFYDNYIKTRNKKPYVILTSPQGKTFDSNEAERLSKQKNLVFFCGRYEGIDERVMTLVDEEFSIGDFVVTGGELPSMIMIDAICRFVPGVVGDVESVKNDSFYNSLLDHPHYTKPREYRGLRVPEVLLSGNHEKIEEYRKRESIIRTIIKRPDLFIKHELNDFEKKVIVNIIRELILNEK
- the rpsP gene encoding 30S ribosomal protein S16 — translated: MVKIRLNRMGRRHRPFYRIVVVDSREKRSGKYIESLGFYDPLKENDTFNVNVEKAVEWILKGAQPTDTARSILSKAGVMKKVHEIKFEKKD